In Ptychodera flava strain L36383 chromosome 6, AS_Pfla_20210202, whole genome shotgun sequence, the sequence atattaatgaacttatGCAAAAGCAATGTTTACCGTacgagacggtaatgacagtgtagacatatatcaagaaaatactgcacaaaatttcatgaaacttttcacatatGACAATCTCATAATATTattatgatactgtgagtgtcatgtcaattatctactcttttgcatatttaatgaacatttgTTATTTGTGACATAgttctgaaattcctgcaccaaacttgatgatactagcaacaaatattgacctgatatatatctaattatacttagaagcattgggcagtgtcaagttaataaatagctcatttgcatattttatgaagttttgtgatAAGTCATATACCTCAtttataactgcaccaaatgtgatgaaatctgctgcagatactgatccgacataCATCTAAATgttgtgtaaagcatttagttgtgtgaagttaattaagggttcatttacatatttaatgaactttgtaattaggcatataactctgaaattacggcacccgaTTTGGTGATACCTACTACAGATATCGATCTGGTAAATTTCttattgtgctatgaaacattgaacagtgtcaagttaattaagggttcatttgcatgttcaatgaaatttgtaatagtGATATTACTATAAAATTACTGAATTTAATTTAAGTTAATacagggttcatttgcatatttaatgaactttgtaattcgGTATATAACTCttaaattacggcacccaagtcagtgaaatcgggtagagatattgttctgataaatatctaattgtactgaggaGCATTTGGCAGTggcaagttaacaaataggtcatttgcatattttatgaagttttgtaattagttatacactccaaaataactgcaccaaatgtgataaaatctgctgcagatactgatccgacaaaaaatatacaagtgtggtgtaaagcatttagttttttggagttaattaagggttcatttgcatatttaataaactttgtaattagtgatattactccgtCCGAAATTACGAcgttaaattttatgaaacttgctacagatgttgatctgataaacatcaaattgtactgagaagcattgagcagtgtcaaattaataatagcccatttgcatatttcatgaagttttaaaattagtaatataactccgaaataactgcatcaaatgtgatgaaaactgctgcatatactgatccgacaaataTCTAACTGGGTTGTAAAGCATTAATtagtgtggagttaattaagggttcatatgcagatttaataaactttgtaattaggtatataactctgaaattagggcaccaaatttggtgaaacgtgctacagatattgatctgataaatattaaattgtgCTTTGAAACCTTGaacagtgtgaagttaatttagggctaatatttaataaactttgtaattagtgatattactctaaaattacagcattaaatgtaatgaaacgtgctacaaatgttgatgaaacgtgctacaaatgttgatctgatggatatctaattgtcccatgaagcattaagcaatgtcaagttaatcaacagctcatttgcatattaattaaagTTTTCTAATTAGCGAtgaaactctgagagtactgtgcgaagttgataaaacctgctgcatatacactatagggaaaaagtgcgtgactagagcgagaaactgacgctttctactaagtacagcgagaattgaaattcactggcaagaatcatcaagactcgcctttcggagtctttatgattctcgccaatgaacggcgagtcttgatgattctcgccagtgaatttcaattctcgctgtacttagtgagaatttccattctcacctgtgagaatttgttctcacacttgattctcgccaaggagtgcatttctcaccaatctccagtggagattaaaattttctcaccgacagcggtgagaataagaacagattctcaccgattgcgagaaagcgtcagtttctcgctctagtcacgcactttttccctatagtgataGTGATATAACATATATCTGAttattctgtgaagcgtactattagtaatgaacctgttgtaaaacacgtgagcatattcagtccACATCTGGTTAGAATATATAATGGGTGTGTTTGAACCGAATTTGAAAGTCCTTTAGcgatactgtcagattttactcaatggtttactgTCAGTCATGTCGTCTTTTACAAGTTCGTCATGGGAGGAAGTGTttctgaaactgctggcgtgttatgttttgatttgcgTGAAGCagtgcacagtaagtgaggctacccacaattctccatgatccgtacacacggagatcactcactgaactgaagcaagtgtcttctgtacacagaacagctcggtccatatttcaaaattctgggaccatagttttcATAATCAcaattctctaatttctcactcggaataatgagaagatcaaccccttttccgcagaggatatagcaattttgtgattttgtcaacatagatttttgacagccatatgcaatattttcaaggtaactgagggaataagttgcatctgtattggcaaaagaaagggtattgatgtttttgaatgattgtaacaaaggaaatttgtatgtctgacaggtggtataaTGAGACCAACTTAGTTGCTGATtactttaccttgacaagtgCACAAtgttagcacctccaaacatcgacttcttattcaatttactccagaattttatacactataattaattttggaacatagtttcaACCAATAATCCTTAATTTAAATTAtaagtttcaaattgtacagaaactgataaaattgaagaagcctttagcaaataatgtctgagcacacaaatcaaggggaattgtgggtagtctcACTTATATGTGCAGTGTTTTTGATCTGAAAGCACACATAGTAAGTACGGTTGCTACGCGACAGGCGGCATGATGCCATCTCGTCctacttttcgcataatctcctgcaattatcaaccacgaccgaagtctccaaaaagtataacacctgtgaagctcattataatatgaatcaatcatcaatcatcaaatttatttcaccggaaagaaaaaacaactaCAACACAAAAGCAAATGTCAAAGTATACCTCGATACAAAGTTTCTGGTGAGGACCATGGAAATAGTCCATAGAGACTAATCTAGTCCATGGCCCGAATCTCAAAGAAAAAAGTATAACAAAGCAATCATACGTACGTATATGAGACAGACGGGTGTCAGCAAATGAGTGGTAATTGTAAtagaaaccagatatgaactgaatatgctcacgtgttttacaacaggttcattaatagtagtacgcttcacagaacaataagatatatgttatcactatatgtagcaggtttttttcaacttcgcacagtactctcagagtttaatcactaactataaaactttatttaatatgcaaatgagctgctaattaacttgacactgctcaatgcttcatgggacaattagatatccatcagatcaacatttgtagcacgttttattaaattcaatgctgtaattttagagtaatgtcactaattacaaagttcattaaatatgcaaataaaccctaaattaagttgacactgttcaatgattcatagcacaattaaatatttatcaaatcaatatctgtagcacgtttcacaaaatttgatgccgtaatttcagagtaatatcaccaattacaaagttcattaaatatgcaaatgaacccttaattaacttcacacaactaaatgctctaaaccaccattagatatctgtcggatcagtatctgcagcagatttcatcacatttggtgcagttattttggagttatatcactaattacaaaacttcataaaatatgcaaatgacctatttgttaacttgacactgttcaatgattcatagtacaattaaatatttatcaaatcaatatctgtagcacgtttcacaaaatttggtgccgtaatttcagagttatatacctaattacaaagttcattaaatatgcaaatgaacccttaattaatttcacactactaaatgctttatgctacagttagatatcagtccaatcagtatctgcagcagatttcatcacatttggtgaagttatatcggagttatatgactaattacaaaacttcataaaatatgcaaatgagctattaacttgacactgcccaatgcttctaagtataattagatatatatcagatcaatatttgttgcaagtatcatcaagtttggtgcaggaatttcagagttatctcattaataacaaaagttcattaaatatgcaaatgagaagataattgacatgacactcacagtatcatcataatgttctgagattgtcatctgtgaaaagtttcatgaaattttgtgcagtatttcttgatatatgtctacactgtcattaccgtctccatagggaaaccattgtacggaaaaaaacgatgttgcataacttcattaatatgcaagccacactaaccaaaatctaatcagttcttgcaagtagcatatggtacctgtctacgaaatctgacttgaatcagTTCAGGTgattttgagttatcgtgtaaacacacacacacacacacacacacacacacacacacacacacacacacacacacacacacacacacactaacacacacaccacacacggacagacagacagacatcgctatgacaatagcccacatgtttacacacgtgagctaaaaataaagtGTCAATCAGcaacaacaaatatataaatataacactaaaataaatatgacaatagaGTTTGTAAAATTAATTTAGTAAATAAGAATACAATTCCGTTTTGAATAAACTTCTGGATTCTAGTTTCtttaatgaaaatggtaaaGAGTTCCAATGTTTGGTAACTGCATACGTCATGTTATGTTGAATAATTCTAAGTCTTGTATGTGGGGCTCGAATATTATTGTCGGTAATTGAACGTGTTAGATAATCATGGGAGACAAGGTCAAAATAACGATCAATTCTATGTGGCAAGTTGTTATGCATtaagtcaaaaataaacatacatgAGTAATATTTACTTAActtgtaaatattcaaaatacgtaaatttcggaaaaaaaagGCTCTGAATGAGCATGAAAATCGGAGAAGGTGATTAAGCGAACTAGCTTTTCGGAAGAAGGAAAATTGGCTCAAGATAAGTCTGATAGGTGTTTCCCAAAATTTCTATACAGTAGGATAAGTGAGGTAAAATAAAAGCGTTGTAAATATGAAGAAGAACAGATTTTGGAACAAAATGtcgaatttttgaaaaaatacctaTTTTCGGTGTAAtagcttttacaattctctgtatgtgcgaaaaggccatagtctatcAAGACGACCGTAAAACAAAAGGCTAGTTTCTATTTGTCTTTAATACAGTTAAATGACCGACAACGGATAAAATTATGCAAGTTTTAGTGTGTTATTCTCTGTTCAGATACGTATTGTTTCAGTGTATGCAAACCTTCCGCAATAGAAGCTAATATTCTATTTTTGCAAATCTACGTAATCGGTCGCGCGTCTGTCGTCAAACGGCTTACAACCAGTAAATCGGGTTGGTCGGTAACCCGGCGTAGGCACTTACAGAATTGCTGGGCATTCATGCTTGTTCCGCAAATATTTCATACAACCCTTATCTgggatttttttcacaaaaccaaacatccttattttgagaaatatgggaGAAAATAAAACTGTAAGGTATCCCCTAATTTACAAACCCTTGGGGGGAGGATaatttaaaaatgataattttcatGGCAATCTCGTATTAAGTGACATACGTGTTCCACACCAATACAACATATCGTTTTCGTGTATACTAACCTACCTCAATGACAGTCTACTAAAACAATATGATAACACTTCCACGACTGTGCATCTATTGTAATTATTTACCAGGTACCCGATGATATTCTAATCATTCATGAACAAACTGTCggaaattcaaactctgtttctttttttttacggACCTTGATGATGAACAAAAACGCCCCCGTTTCTGTGGTTTTGGGATCACGCTACCGGGGTAGGTAGCTTTATGCAGACTGGCTCTACTCACTTGGCCTTTCACAGCATTCAACGATCTACTCGACAGTCTTTCCAAGTATACTGTTTCTATTTCTCACCACAAACGCAATAATCTGCTGTTGTTTAGACAATAAACAACAGCAGTTAGACGCCAATAGACTTGCGACAAGTCTAGTCAGTAGGGTAAAATCGCAGTATCTCgcggtaccgatgtaaaatcaatgaAAGAACACACGGCACGGTGGATATTTTGGCGAAAATATAGTTACGGGGCTGGCACTACGCAAATAAATTACTGACCTtgttgaataatttattttttgaaaaaaatttcataacaCTGCGCCATGGAAAAAGAAATGTAGTTCAAAGATGACGATAGTTTAGTGATgcgattctctctctctctctctctctctctctctctctctctctctctctctctccatttcTCTCTCTAGATTTCTTCGCCAGATCTCTCTTGATCTCTCTCGACAATTCACTGAAGAGCCTTGGTGACAGTCGAATCACTCGATACGCGACAATCTCTTACCATGATCAATTAGCCGGATTTTTCTGCGTTTTTTGCCAAGACGCTGGGCTTTGGAGCAACAAGACCGCGTTGAAGCGGCTGCGCATGTAACACAGTGTAATTCCGTTGCATtctatttgtcaacaaagcttGAATACTTGTCCGCCCAAGAATTCGTTTTTCACTCGTTTACTATGAATCGTATACGTTTGTCCGTTAGACTTGGCATGCATACTGGGCGATTCAGTATCCATTATCATCTGCTCTTGTTGCATCTGCCATTTCAAAAAAAGACTATCACttgaaaaaattgtccaaaGTTCAAATTACTTGGGCTTCAGTTGTGTTGAATCTCCTGAAATTCTTTTTTTGGCAGGAAATAAGAATACAAATGGTGTTTCGACATTTTCTTCTATTAGCTTGATCCAACCACTATCAGCACCTAATAAACGAATCACGAATCCCGAGCGCGCTGTGTATTATGGGATTGGGGCAAAGGTCAAGTGGGCATCAACCGACTCAGGCTTACGTAACTACGGTAAACAATACACAGACCGGCAACAATAATACGGAAGTTATCGTGCGAAACAGGTGCGTATCGATTATTTCTTCAGATTTACTCTCTATATTTTACTCACAACGACATTTACTTGTATCGCTGTCAGCTATTTAGCAGAATTATTCTTTCAAACCgaaaaaaattactattttaCACGGTTCTCAAGTCCGATGCGTCGCCGGGGCCCGGACGCCGGGTAGGCGTACGTTATCGTAGATTACGTTCGATGGTATTCGCACGTTGATTTGTACAGAATGGAACcgaatcacaaaataaatttctttttgatgtTTGTCGTTTCATAAATTGAGAAAACAAGTAAGATTTTGGCGATATTCTCCCCAAATATTTCCTTGAACGATCAACGTATTCGTAATGGATTTCCCGCCGTAACAAGTTACGGGTATCGACTGCTCGTTTTGGCGGTAAAACAAACACATAACTACCGAAGATCGAAATTTGGGTCTCGATCTTTGGCATAAATTCGTTAATATGAACATGTACCGTTAGTTATTTGTTTATTGGAATATAATTTATCGTATGATTTGTCGGtttataaaattaaaaactACACAAATTCGTAATGCAATGTGCTGTCATCAACTTATTTCGTTTCAAAAATAATAAGCTTATGAGCTAGCAAAAATAGGCCTACGCACCGTATTTTTTCAAATCTTATAGTGAATTTTTGGGTAAGTCTTAGTTGATTGATTGGAAATATTCAGGACTAGGTTGGCGAGCTCAACATGAAGAATAATCATATTTAGGTTTTTAATCCACTTCCTTTCAAATTTGTTGTAGATTACAAACATGGCAGAGATAATTAGTTATCGGACCATCAGTATGTGGAGAGTACCGGCACTGAAAGACTACCTCCGCAAACGAAATATGAAAACGTCAGGCAGGAAGGATGAGTTAGTGGCCCGAGTTTTTGCCGCCATGGAACAAAACATACCAGAGTCACCGACGGCTTCGGAAATGTCGGCTGAGAGGCATCTGTTTCTGGTGTCTCTTTTGACGACCCCAGAAGGGAACATTTTACCAGACCCTATGTCACTTGGAGATGGTTGGGTTGGTGAAGACCGTGGAATGGAAATGTGGCCTTCCATCTTCCTAAGCGATATTACCATGTACATTATGGCGAACCACCCTGGCAACGACGTACCTCTACAGCAACGTCTCTTGAATGAGTACAAGGAAGGGAAAGCATACAGGCTGTATACTGGTGGCTggttgaaagaaatattttatcacGCAGTGTCCCAGCATTCAGAATATTGCTTTTTGAAAGCAAACTGCTGCCACACCATGAAGATTGGTGATGTTCCTCACACAGTTTGGATATGTGTATTAAAGAAAACTGGTGATATAAAAAGTGCCTATTGCTCTTGTACTGCCGGGTAAATATTCATCCACTcgttcactcactcactcactcacattCCCTTATACACGCATTCATTGTATTAGTGTCATCCACCTCAAACAATTATAAAATTGTCTCTAAGCAAAATACTTAAATATCGTCTCTGACATGTCT encodes:
- the LOC139134238 gene encoding uncharacterized protein yields the protein MAEIISYRTISMWRVPALKDYLRKRNMKTSGRKDELVARVFAAMEQNIPESPTASEMSAERHLFLVSLLTTPEGNILPDPMSLGDGWVGEDRGMEMWPSIFLSDITMYIMANHPGNDVPLQQRLLNEYKEGKAYRLYTGGWLKEIFYHAVSQHSEYCFLKANCCHTMKIGDVPHTVWICVLKKTGDIKSAYCSCTAGLGCSCIHITAMFFRVEAAVRTGQTNVACTSKLCQWNIPAKKTHIEPLRVKDMDFKVSKFSKGHDVSIDTVESVKHGRTLEPEAKKAYIELMKSKHEGFGHRECGLFVDKHKPYLGASPDLVNVTPGHLFVTSFARGYVKMTVSQ